A stretch of Aerococcus urinaehominis DNA encodes these proteins:
- a CDS encoding YebC/PmpR family DNA-binding transcriptional regulator: protein MAGHNKWSKIKNSKGIADAKRAKQFQKLSREIYMAVKQGGPDPDANPTLRLAMDRAKAANMPNDNVKRAIDKGSNNNVDESYDEVIYEGYGPDGLAIYVVTLTDNTNRTLTNVRTIFNKNGGNLGENGSVAFMFDRKGYIAIERQGLDIDEEEMFMAAVEAGAEDLQAADDVFEIYTQASDFASVRDNLEADGYKLATAELTMIPNIMVEVSEGNLTQAESLISKLEDDDDVQDVYYNAELDV, encoded by the coding sequence TTGGCAGGACATAATAAATGGAGTAAAATTAAAAACTCAAAAGGTATTGCTGATGCCAAGCGCGCTAAGCAATTTCAAAAACTTTCACGGGAAATTTATATGGCTGTAAAACAAGGTGGCCCAGATCCAGATGCCAATCCAACCTTGCGTTTAGCTATGGACCGAGCCAAGGCAGCCAATATGCCTAATGATAATGTGAAGCGGGCTATTGATAAGGGATCTAATAATAACGTTGATGAGTCCTACGATGAAGTAATTTATGAAGGTTATGGTCCGGATGGCTTGGCTATTTATGTGGTTACTCTGACAGATAATACGAATCGTACCTTAACCAATGTGCGCACTATTTTTAATAAAAATGGTGGTAATCTTGGGGAAAATGGCTCAGTAGCCTTTATGTTTGACCGCAAGGGATACATTGCGATTGAACGTCAGGGTCTTGATATTGATGAAGAAGAGATGTTTATGGCTGCTGTAGAGGCGGGTGCCGAAGATCTGCAAGCCGCTGATGATGTTTTTGAAATTTATACCCAAGCAAGTGACTTTGCAAGCGTGCGGGATAATTTAGAGGCAGATGGGTATAAATTAGCCACTGCTGAATTAACCATGATTCCAAATATTATGGTTGAAGTCAGTGAGGGTAATCTGACCCAGGCGGAGAGCCTAATAAGTAAGCTGGAAGATGACGATGATGTTCAGGACGTTTATTACAACGCTGAATTAGATGTGTAG
- a CDS encoding diacylglycerol/lipid kinase family protein, with protein MLVINPTAGKETALAYEKDLTRALMAHFDQVTVRYTKKAGDASLLALEADRMGCDCYYVVGGDGTLNEAVNGLAQLAKPLVFGFLPMGTVNDLARVLSIPLAPDQAIASLADFETRPLDIGRVNDQYFVNVIAIGAIPQAVVNTSIADKSKYGFLAYVKDGINGFLNSRPVDFYLQIDNFDRRLHTAMIIITLTNSVGSFENMVKEARPDDGKLHLLSLEHDNLFRVSPDIIPQFFRGSLSDVEGLTYHQAKKIVIEADQAYEANVDGDPGPSLPLEIEVLPSFLQVIMPKGQGHI; from the coding sequence ATGCTAGTAATAAATCCAACAGCTGGAAAAGAGACAGCTTTGGCTTACGAAAAAGATCTTACTAGAGCTTTAATGGCTCATTTCGACCAAGTCACCGTGCGCTATACTAAAAAGGCTGGAGATGCCAGCTTACTTGCTTTAGAAGCAGATCGTATGGGGTGTGATTGTTATTACGTGGTTGGTGGCGATGGCACCTTAAATGAAGCCGTCAATGGCCTTGCCCAATTAGCCAAGCCCTTAGTATTTGGTTTTTTGCCGATGGGAACTGTTAATGACTTAGCTAGAGTGCTCTCGATACCCTTAGCACCTGACCAAGCTATTGCTAGTCTAGCAGATTTTGAAACGCGTCCCCTGGATATCGGTCGCGTTAATGACCAGTATTTTGTTAACGTCATAGCTATCGGGGCAATCCCTCAGGCTGTTGTTAATACAAGCATTGCCGACAAGTCTAAGTATGGCTTTTTGGCCTATGTGAAAGATGGTATTAATGGCTTTTTAAATAGTCGGCCAGTTGATTTTTACCTGCAGATTGATAATTTTGATCGTCGTTTGCATACAGCGATGATTATTATTACCCTCACTAATAGTGTTGGCAGTTTTGAAAATATGGTTAAAGAAGCACGTCCCGATGATGGTAAATTGCATTTATTATCATTGGAACATGACAATTTATTCCGGGTGAGTCCAGATATTATACCGCAATTTTTTAGAGGATCGCTTTCAGATGTTGAAGGCCTCACCTACCATCAAGCAAAGAAAATTGTTATTGAAGCTGACCAGGCCTATGAAGCAAATGTAGATGGCGATCCAGGTCCTAGCTTACCTTTGGAAATAGAAGTTCTGCCTTCCTTTTTACAAGTTATCATGCCTAAGGGGCAGGGCCATATTTAA
- a CDS encoding V-type ATP synthase subunit D — MYINMAPTKGNLMQIQNTLTLSQSGYQLMDRKRMILMNEIMAIVKQVQQLQVELDQTLTKAYQELAVANASQGILSVYEAASNIPLSDGLRVQVRSVMGSEVPNLKYRAQALKPAYSFGNTTIAMDRARLAFEEVKKLQIQLGQLENAAYRLANNIQKTKKRVNALQNVTIPQLENAQKTISSALEEKEREEFTRLKVVKRIINA; from the coding sequence ATGTATATTAACATGGCGCCAACTAAGGGTAATTTGATGCAAATTCAAAATACCCTAACCCTTTCTCAATCTGGCTACCAGTTAATGGATCGTAAACGAATGATCCTCATGAACGAAATCATGGCAATTGTCAAGCAAGTACAGCAATTACAGGTTGAATTGGACCAAACTCTAACCAAAGCCTACCAAGAATTAGCCGTAGCTAACGCCAGTCAGGGTATTCTTAGCGTCTATGAAGCGGCTAGTAATATTCCACTTTCAGATGGCCTAAGGGTACAAGTTAGGTCAGTCATGGGCTCAGAGGTTCCTAACTTAAAATATCGAGCTCAGGCTTTAAAACCAGCCTACTCCTTCGGCAATACTACCATTGCCATGGACCGAGCCCGACTAGCCTTTGAGGAAGTTAAGAAACTTCAGATCCAACTTGGCCAACTTGAGAATGCCGCATATCGGCTCGCCAATAATATTCAGAAAACCAAAAAGCGGGTTAATGCGCTACAAAATGTCACGATTCCCCAGTTGGAAAATGCTCAAAAAACAATTTCTTCAGCTCTTGAAGAAAAGGAAAGAGAAGAATTTACCCGACTGAAAGTTGTCAAGCGAATTATTAATGCTTAA
- a CDS encoding NAD(P)/FAD-dependent oxidoreductase, protein MNIAIIGASYAGIAAANRARYRYPQAEICLFESQAHVGIKPAGIANLSSDQAANEDLVKLDSGVVLKLASQVIAIDSQASSLTYLESETGPYQYQYDYLILAMGSQQVESKLREDFGHFIIDLSNQASRQASRKILDRSQSILVVGGGQVGLEGASYLAGMGKTVTLVEANDQLAFKYFDQAIADAIKNILTIQGVKVETSTSYHQLDLVGNHLAVHCQNQTFLTDALYIANQVRPNNGLIRDQLVLDMDGTIKTDAYMQTSVTNIFACGDLVKVNFADLGQRYYQPLVSHAVLTGQIAADNLTFPRQAMPQVYRTTVMDLGNYQIFSSGLTKTEADYYFTNVTSCYQSDGYHIFIMTDSYYGSLRGLQVIAPKDDPGLRAIIGQATTAIQNKLTIDQLCQQANVLVGQKLVYCPAWCQALWTHQDLIKQVGKGGLSDAVESVDG, encoded by the coding sequence ATGAACATAGCCATAATCGGTGCATCCTATGCGGGAATTGCTGCTGCTAACCGGGCGCGTTATCGTTATCCTCAGGCTGAAATTTGCCTTTTTGAAAGTCAAGCTCATGTCGGAATAAAGCCAGCTGGAATTGCGAATTTAAGTTCAGATCAAGCTGCTAACGAGGACTTGGTCAAGCTTGATTCGGGGGTGGTCTTAAAATTAGCCAGCCAAGTGATTGCGATAGATTCCCAAGCATCTAGTTTAACCTATCTAGAAAGTGAAACAGGGCCGTATCAGTATCAGTATGATTATTTAATTCTAGCAATGGGGAGTCAACAAGTAGAAAGTAAGCTAAGAGAAGACTTTGGTCACTTTATAATTGATTTATCTAACCAAGCCAGTCGTCAAGCTAGTCGTAAAATTTTAGACCGATCCCAGTCAATATTAGTTGTCGGCGGTGGACAAGTCGGTTTAGAAGGTGCAAGCTATCTAGCTGGTATGGGCAAGACTGTTACCTTAGTTGAAGCCAATGACCAGCTAGCTTTTAAGTATTTTGACCAAGCTATCGCTGATGCTATAAAGAATATTTTAACAATTCAGGGCGTAAAAGTAGAGACTAGTACCAGTTATCATCAGCTTGACCTAGTGGGTAACCATTTAGCCGTCCATTGTCAAAATCAGACATTTTTAACAGATGCTCTCTATATCGCTAACCAAGTACGGCCTAATAATGGCTTAATCCGTGACCAGTTAGTCTTGGACATGGATGGCACGATTAAAACAGATGCTTATATGCAGACCTCAGTAACAAATATTTTTGCCTGTGGCGATTTGGTCAAAGTGAATTTTGCTGATTTAGGACAACGCTATTACCAGCCTTTGGTTAGCCATGCAGTTTTGACAGGCCAGATTGCAGCTGATAATTTGACCTTTCCCCGCCAGGCTATGCCCCAAGTTTATCGGACGACTGTTATGGATTTGGGTAATTACCAGATTTTTTCTAGTGGTTTAACAAAAACTGAGGCTGATTATTACTTTACTAATGTGACCAGTTGCTATCAGTCGGACGGCTATCATATCTTTATAATGACTGATAGTTATTATGGCTCATTACGGGGCCTACAAGTCATAGCACCTAAGGATGATCCAGGTCTTAGGGCCATCATTGGCCAGGCAACTACGGCTATTCAAAATAAGTTGACGATCGACCAGTTGTGTCAGCAGGCCAATGTACTGGTTGGACAAAAACTGGTTTATTGTCCAGCATGGTGTCAGGCCCTTTGGACTCATCAGGATTTGATCAAGCAAGTCGGAAAGGGGGGGCTATCTGATGCGGTTGAGTCAGTTGATGGTTAA
- a CDS encoding helix-turn-helix domain-containing protein, which translates to MRLSQLMVKSQAIQYQMLSQLACQAEPHEVKQLASQLKISLATCEKYLAQINDLARNEQVPLILNRRADQVRLVMGPELGWQAISQLMVVESTYFQILDYLFKQGQFTNGWLADSLAISEATLNRKISELNQILADFNLQVKNGQLKGSKHQVAYFYYQLYSLLLGPDERDELVKNYQIRDYLPYFEAINKGPFKPQAAYDLLLWLYVHQQVSYQDLGQDHSLWPDKIMNHYQNQAIYQRIRHHLIHYYGRQAGPINEADIFCHFVWLLSHGVLSHASHLQILGFGGPITAATNLTIHALSSQGLGQSRLREVVMYQTSQIYAQRIFFTGAVVDDFAISQAKASAYVKSENQIDSLLRQVDKQIYKDNVLGQGDMDLANSMALARLVQYIRLPKPSQIKIGLVLSADRPQVDLVLARLKQATANSPEVTISLYDDQEDYDYLLVGPNQTYQSDQTYYRMKGWACQLDLDHLMAYLEQVASSI; encoded by the coding sequence ATGCGGTTGAGTCAGTTGATGGTTAAAAGCCAGGCCATCCAATATCAAATGCTAAGCCAATTGGCCTGCCAAGCTGAGCCCCATGAAGTCAAACAGCTGGCTAGCCAATTAAAAATTAGCCTGGCGACCTGTGAAAAATATCTGGCTCAAATTAATGACCTAGCCAGAAATGAGCAGGTCCCCCTAATTTTAAATAGGCGAGCTGACCAGGTGCGCTTGGTCATGGGACCTGAATTAGGCTGGCAAGCTATCAGTCAGCTTATGGTTGTAGAAAGTACTTATTTCCAAATCCTTGATTATTTGTTTAAGCAAGGTCAATTTACTAATGGTTGGTTAGCTGATAGTCTGGCAATTAGCGAGGCAACGCTCAATCGTAAAATCAGTGAGCTCAACCAGATTTTAGCTGATTTTAATCTGCAGGTGAAAAACGGACAGTTGAAAGGTAGTAAACACCAAGTGGCTTACTTTTACTACCAACTATATAGTTTGTTACTTGGCCCAGATGAGCGTGATGAATTAGTGAAAAACTACCAGATAAGAGATTATCTCCCTTATTTTGAAGCCATTAATAAGGGCCCCTTTAAGCCGCAAGCAGCTTATGATTTATTATTGTGGCTCTATGTTCATCAACAAGTTAGCTACCAGGATTTAGGTCAAGATCACAGCTTGTGGCCCGATAAAATCATGAATCACTATCAGAATCAGGCCATATATCAACGCATTCGCCACCATCTAATCCACTATTATGGCCGTCAAGCTGGTCCAATTAATGAGGCAGATATTTTTTGTCATTTCGTCTGGTTACTTTCGCATGGTGTCCTCTCCCATGCTAGTCATTTGCAAATTCTGGGTTTTGGTGGCCCCATTACAGCGGCCACTAATCTGACCATCCATGCCCTGTCTAGTCAGGGATTAGGACAGAGTCGGTTGCGTGAAGTGGTTATGTACCAAACTAGTCAGATTTATGCCCAGCGTATCTTTTTCACAGGAGCAGTGGTTGATGACTTTGCTATTAGCCAAGCTAAAGCCTCGGCTTATGTAAAAAGTGAAAATCAGATTGATAGCCTGCTTAGGCAAGTCGACAAGCAAATTTATAAAGACAATGTCCTAGGCCAGGGTGATATGGATTTAGCCAACAGTATGGCCTTGGCTCGGCTGGTCCAATACATTAGATTGCCTAAGCCTAGTCAAATAAAAATAGGCCTGGTCCTGTCAGCTGACCGGCCGCAAGTGGATCTAGTGTTAGCTAGACTCAAGCAAGCAACCGCTAATAGCCCAGAAGTAACGATTAGTCTTTATGATGACCAGGAAGATTATGACTATTTGCTTGTCGGGCCTAACCAGACTTACCAGAGTGACCAGACCTATTACCGAATGAAAGGATGGGCTTGCCAACTTGACTTGGACCATTTAATGGCTTACTTAGAACAAGTGGCAAGTTCAATATAA
- the glpK gene encoding glycerol kinase GlpK: protein MEKYIMAIDQGTTSTRAIIYNRQGKNVGSYQKEFEQIFPHSGWVEHNANHIWNSVQSVIAGAFIESGLKPEQIEGIGITNQRETTVIWDKETGLPIYNAIVWQSRQTSDIANQLKADGYTDMIREKTGLVVDAYFSATKIRWILDHVEGAQERAEKGELLFGTIDTWIVWKLTNGQAHVTDYTNAARTMLFNLKDLAWDQEILDILNIPSIMLPEVKSNSEIYGHTIPFHFYGAEVPIAGMAGDQQAALFGQLAFEPGMVKNTYGTGAFIIMNIGREFQLSDNKLITTIGYGINGEVNYALEGSIFVAGSAIQWLRDGLKIIENSPQSEEMAKQSTSDDEVYVVPAFTGLGAPYWNSDARGSVFGLTRGTSREDFVKATLQSLAYQTRDIIDTMELDTDIDINELRVDGGAAMNDYLMQFQADILGIEIARAANLETTALGAAFLAGLAVGYWEDLEELKSLNAVDQTFTPSMNNARKEQLYKGWRQAVRATQVFTEPLD from the coding sequence ATGGAAAAATATATTATGGCAATCGACCAGGGGACAACCTCGACCCGGGCAATCATATATAATCGCCAGGGAAAGAATGTTGGTTCATATCAAAAAGAATTTGAACAAATTTTTCCTCATTCAGGCTGGGTTGAGCATAATGCAAATCATATTTGGAATTCAGTGCAATCAGTAATTGCTGGGGCCTTTATTGAATCAGGCTTGAAGCCTGAACAGATTGAAGGGATTGGTATCACCAATCAAAGGGAGACAACGGTAATTTGGGACAAGGAAACGGGCTTGCCGATTTATAATGCGATTGTTTGGCAGTCTCGACAGACTTCTGATATTGCCAACCAGCTCAAGGCAGATGGCTATACCGATATGATCCGAGAGAAGACCGGACTTGTGGTCGACGCTTACTTCTCCGCTACTAAAATTCGCTGGATTCTCGACCATGTTGAGGGTGCCCAAGAGCGAGCTGAAAAAGGGGAGCTTCTCTTTGGTACCATAGATACTTGGATTGTCTGGAAGCTAACCAATGGACAAGCCCATGTCACGGACTACACCAATGCAGCTCGGACCATGCTATTTAACTTAAAAGATTTAGCTTGGGACCAAGAAATTTTAGACATACTAAATATTCCAAGTATCATGTTACCTGAGGTCAAATCGAATTCAGAAATCTATGGTCACACCATACCATTCCATTTTTATGGGGCGGAAGTTCCAATTGCTGGTATGGCCGGCGACCAGCAGGCAGCCCTCTTTGGCCAGTTAGCTTTTGAGCCGGGTATGGTAAAAAATACCTATGGGACCGGTGCCTTCATAATTATGAATATTGGCCGAGAATTTCAATTATCAGATAATAAGCTGATTACGACCATTGGTTATGGCATCAATGGCGAAGTAAACTATGCGCTTGAAGGTTCGATATTTGTGGCTGGATCAGCTATCCAGTGGTTGCGTGATGGCTTGAAAATTATTGAAAATTCACCTCAGTCTGAAGAGATGGCTAAGCAATCTACTTCTGACGATGAGGTTTATGTTGTACCGGCCTTTACCGGTCTAGGTGCTCCTTATTGGAATTCGGATGCCCGAGGATCTGTATTTGGTTTAACGCGTGGCACCAGTCGGGAAGACTTTGTCAAGGCCACCCTACAATCGTTGGCCTATCAAACCCGAGATATTATTGACACGATGGAGTTGGACACAGATATAGATATCAATGAGCTCAGAGTTGATGGGGGCGCCGCTATGAATGACTACCTCATGCAATTCCAAGCTGATATTTTAGGGATTGAAATCGCTAGAGCGGCTAACTTGGAGACTACTGCTCTAGGAGCGGCCTTTTTAGCTGGCCTAGCAGTTGGCTATTGGGAGGACTTAGAAGAACTTAAGTCTCTTAATGCTGTAGACCAAACTTTCACACCATCTATGAACAATGCCCGCAAGGAACAACTTTATAAGGGTTGGCGCCAAGCGGTTAGAGCGACACAAGTATTTACCGAGCCACTTGATTAG
- the glpO gene encoding type 1 glycerol-3-phosphate oxidase encodes MKFSFETRQQAIQKMQERELDLLIIGGGITGAGVALQAAASGLETGLIEMQDFAEGTSSRSTKLVHGGIRYLKHFDVEVVADTVQERAVVQQIAPHIPKPDPMILPVYDEPGATFNMFRLKVAMDLYDLLAGIQNSTYANQVLSAHQVLEREPDLKKEGLLGGGRYLDFNNSDIRLVIENIKRAHHDGALIASRVQAVGFTYNDNGRVNGVMAKDLLTDEEFEIKARVVINTTGPWSDKTRNLDKEGQKIQQMRPTKGVHLVVDASRLKVSQPVYFDTGYGDGRMVFVIPRENKTYFGTTDTDYQGDFKHPEVTQADVDYLLGAVNQRFPEAHISLADIESSWAGLRPLLAGNSSSDYNGGDSGKLTDDSFDQLITSVQGYLNQEQTRDQVEKVVANLEGSLSEQQLNPSEVSRGSSLEVDENGLITLAGGKITDYRKMAAGALAKIIEILKADFDRSFKAINSKTYPVSGGELNPANIEKEFAAYAQLGMSRGLNQEDAYEIASLYGSNAPKVFQLAGEIEEQVGLSLKENLMLNYAIAYEMVLNPVDYFLRRTNYLLFKRDEIDHLIEPVLAVMAKQFNWSRADQAEQEERLQAVIDKNDLVALKADQSQEG; translated from the coding sequence ATGAAATTTTCATTTGAAACTCGTCAACAAGCTATTCAAAAAATGCAAGAGCGTGAACTGGACCTATTAATTATCGGTGGGGGAATCACTGGTGCAGGTGTTGCCTTGCAAGCAGCAGCTTCTGGTTTAGAAACTGGCTTAATTGAGATGCAAGATTTTGCGGAAGGCACCTCTAGCCGGTCAACCAAGCTAGTTCACGGAGGGATTCGCTATCTCAAACATTTTGATGTTGAAGTTGTCGCTGATACTGTCCAAGAGCGGGCGGTAGTTCAACAAATTGCGCCCCATATTCCTAAACCGGATCCAATGATTCTACCTGTATATGATGAGCCGGGGGCTACCTTTAATATGTTTAGATTAAAAGTAGCCATGGACCTCTATGATTTATTGGCTGGTATTCAAAACTCAACTTATGCTAACCAAGTTCTCAGTGCCCACCAGGTATTAGAACGTGAGCCAGACTTGAAAAAAGAGGGATTATTAGGTGGCGGACGCTACTTGGACTTTAATAATAGTGACATTCGTTTGGTGATTGAAAATATTAAGCGGGCCCATCACGATGGTGCTTTAATTGCTAGCCGCGTCCAAGCAGTCGGTTTTACCTATAATGACAATGGTCGTGTCAATGGGGTAATGGCTAAAGATTTGCTAACTGATGAAGAATTTGAGATTAAGGCCCGGGTGGTGATTAATACTACTGGTCCATGGTCTGACAAGACGCGTAACTTGGACAAGGAGGGTCAAAAAATCCAGCAAATGCGACCAACTAAGGGGGTTCACTTGGTGGTTGATGCCAGCCGCCTCAAGGTATCGCAGCCAGTTTATTTTGACACAGGTTATGGGGATGGCCGTATGGTATTTGTTATTCCACGTGAGAATAAGACCTACTTTGGTACTACCGATACTGATTATCAAGGGGACTTTAAACATCCTGAAGTCACCCAAGCAGACGTGGACTATTTATTAGGGGCAGTGAACCAACGTTTCCCTGAAGCCCATATTAGCTTGGCTGATATTGAGAGTTCATGGGCAGGCTTACGGCCATTATTAGCAGGCAACTCTTCTTCTGATTATAATGGTGGTGATTCTGGTAAGTTAACCGATGATAGTTTTGATCAGTTAATAACTAGCGTCCAAGGCTATCTTAACCAGGAACAGACCCGTGATCAGGTGGAGAAGGTCGTTGCTAACTTAGAGGGGTCACTTTCTGAGCAGCAGCTCAATCCTTCTGAAGTATCTCGTGGGTCTAGTTTAGAAGTTGACGAGAATGGGCTAATCACATTAGCTGGTGGTAAAATTACTGACTACCGCAAGATGGCGGCTGGTGCCTTAGCAAAAATTATTGAAATTCTCAAAGCTGACTTTGATCGGTCCTTTAAAGCCATTAATTCAAAAACCTACCCAGTTTCTGGTGGTGAATTGAATCCAGCTAATATCGAAAAAGAATTTGCTGCTTATGCTCAGCTGGGTATGAGTCGGGGGCTTAACCAAGAAGATGCTTATGAAATTGCTTCCTTATATGGGTCAAATGCACCAAAAGTCTTCCAACTAGCAGGTGAGATTGAAGAGCAGGTTGGCTTGTCCCTTAAAGAAAATCTGATGCTTAATTATGCGATTGCCTATGAAATGGTCTTAAACCCTGTTGATTATTTCTTACGTCGAACTAACTATTTGCTCTTTAAACGAGATGAGATTGATCATTTGATTGAGCCTGTATTAGCTGTTATGGCTAAACAGTTTAATTGGAGTCGAGCAGACCAAGCCGAGCAAGAAGAGCGTTTACAAGCTGTCATCGATAAAAATGATTTAGTTGCCTTAAAAGCAGACCAAAGTCAGGAGGGCTAA
- a CDS encoding MIP/aquaporin family protein, which translates to MSVDVLGEFIGTAMLVLLGDGVEANVSLNKSKGQDAGWLTIAIGWGLAVAVAAYVSGFMGPAHLNPAVSLAFVLTGDLSWGQLGAYTLAQMAGAFLGAVLVWLHYRPHFEATPDAGTILGVYATGPAIRSTVDNLISEIIGSFILTFGIMTFGLTEMAPGLATSVVGALIIAIGVSLGGPTGYAINPARDLGPRLAHAILPMQHKGSSDWAYAWIPIIGPCLGAMLAAWAYLIVK; encoded by the coding sequence ATGTCAGTAGATGTATTAGGAGAGTTTATAGGTACTGCTATGCTAGTCTTGCTAGGCGATGGGGTGGAAGCCAATGTTTCTTTAAATAAAAGCAAGGGGCAAGATGCTGGCTGGTTGACAATCGCTATCGGTTGGGGCTTAGCAGTAGCGGTAGCAGCCTATGTTTCGGGCTTTATGGGACCAGCCCATCTCAATCCGGCTGTTAGCCTGGCCTTTGTTTTGACAGGTGACTTATCTTGGGGTCAGCTGGGGGCTTATACCCTGGCTCAAATGGCTGGTGCCTTTCTAGGCGCTGTCCTAGTTTGGCTTCATTATCGGCCACATTTTGAAGCAACACCAGATGCTGGGACCATCCTAGGGGTTTATGCCACAGGTCCGGCTATCCGGTCAACGGTTGATAACCTAATCTCTGAGATTATCGGCAGCTTTATTTTGACATTTGGTATTATGACTTTTGGCCTAACTGAAATGGCACCTGGTCTAGCTACAAGTGTCGTTGGCGCCTTGATTATCGCTATTGGCGTATCGCTCGGTGGGCCAACTGGTTATGCGATTAATCCTGCCCGAGATTTAGGGCCTCGCCTAGCCCATGCTATCTTACCTATGCAACATAAGGGGAGTTCAGATTGGGCTTATGCTTGGATTCCAATTATCGGGCCTTGCTTGGGAGCCATGCTTGCCGCCTGGGCCTATCTTATTGTTAAATAA
- a CDS encoding V-type ATP synthase subunit B: MAIEYLGLNAIEGPLVVIDGVRGAQYNEIVKFRVNRTEQKLGQVIAIEGDQAMVQVFDQTSAMSLNNTHTQFTGHGMEIELSPEISGRIFDGIGRPLDGLGEIHSTIKRDVNGDPLNPVSRIYPRDFIETGFSAIDGLMTLIRGQKLPIFSGDGMPHDQLAAQIVKQARLGKDSGEEFAVVFAAMGFKHDVADFFRRSFEESGAIDHVTMFVNTADDPVMERLITPRVALTAAEYLAYDLGKHVLVILTDMTSFCEALREVSSAKQEIPSRKGYPGYLYSELATIYERAGIVKGKDGSVTQIPILTMPNDDMTHPIPDLTGYITEGQIVLDRQLVGKNIYPPIGILPSLSRLMKDGIGAEYTREDHADVANQLFAAYSGAFEARSLASVIGEEELSDIDKTYLAFGEAFEKDFVGQAADETRTIAETLDLAWKLLSQFPRQELTRIDTAILDKYYHPKTEGGE, from the coding sequence ATGGCAATTGAATATTTAGGTTTAAATGCGATTGAAGGACCACTTGTCGTAATTGATGGCGTGCGGGGGGCCCAATATAATGAAATCGTTAAGTTCCGGGTTAATCGGACTGAGCAAAAATTAGGCCAGGTCATTGCAATCGAAGGAGACCAAGCCATGGTCCAAGTCTTTGACCAGACAAGCGCCATGTCTTTGAATAATACCCATACCCAATTTACTGGTCATGGGATGGAGATTGAATTATCTCCAGAAATTTCCGGTCGTATTTTTGACGGTATTGGTCGCCCCCTAGATGGATTAGGTGAAATCCATTCCACTATCAAACGCGATGTGAATGGTGATCCGCTGAATCCAGTATCTCGGATCTATCCGCGCGACTTTATCGAGACTGGCTTTTCAGCTATTGATGGCTTGATGACACTCATTAGAGGGCAAAAATTACCAATTTTCTCTGGAGATGGGATGCCCCATGACCAACTAGCTGCCCAAATTGTTAAGCAAGCGCGCCTGGGTAAAGATTCAGGCGAAGAATTTGCTGTGGTCTTTGCTGCTATGGGTTTTAAACATGATGTCGCTGACTTCTTCCGTCGTTCTTTTGAAGAATCAGGTGCCATTGACCACGTCACTATGTTTGTAAATACCGCTGATGATCCTGTTATGGAAAGACTCATCACACCTCGAGTTGCCTTAACAGCTGCAGAGTACCTGGCCTATGACCTAGGTAAACATGTCTTAGTTATCTTAACTGATATGACCTCCTTCTGTGAGGCCTTACGGGAAGTCTCTTCAGCCAAGCAGGAAATCCCTTCTCGTAAAGGTTATCCTGGTTATCTCTACTCAGAATTAGCTACTATTTATGAGCGGGCTGGCATTGTGAAAGGTAAGGATGGTTCAGTAACCCAAATTCCTATCTTAACTATGCCTAACGATGATATGACCCACCCTATTCCAGATTTAACTGGTTACATTACAGAGGGACAAATTGTTCTTGACCGCCAACTAGTTGGTAAAAATATCTATCCGCCAATTGGTATCCTGCCCTCCCTTTCTCGTTTAATGAAGGATGGGATTGGGGCTGAGTATACCCGAGAAGACCATGCTGATGTGGCTAACCAGCTCTTTGCCGCTTATTCCGGTGCCTTTGAAGCCCGGTCGCTAGCTTCGGTAATTGGTGAAGAGGAACTTTCTGATATTGATAAGACCTACCTTGCTTTTGGTGAGGCCTTTGAAAAAGACTTTGTCGGCCAAGCTGCTGATGAAACACGGACCATAGCAGAAACACTGGATTTGGCCTGGAAGCTCCTTAGTCAATTCCCACGCCAAGAATTGACACGAATTGATACGGCTATCCTAGACAAGTACTATCACCCTAAAACCGAAGGCGGTGAATAG